In Nocardia sp. NBC_00403, the DNA window ACGCCATGCTGCCTTACTACTACGGCGACACCGAGAAGACCGTGGCCCTTGCCCAAGCGGCGCAAGCGATTCTGCCCGACACCGCATGCGACGAGACCGCCCTTGCCGCAGCAGCAGAAGCTAGAGCATTGGCCCGGCTAGGCGATGAATACGGCGCCGAACAGGCGTTGAACAAGGCGCAGCGACTCACCGACGCGCTCGAGAACAACACCAGCGACGAGGCATTCCGGTTCAACACCAAGCGTCTGCTGCTGTACACGTCTGGAACACTGACCTATATGGGGCGCACTGCTCGAGCTCGCCGTGTCCAGGATGAGGCACTGCAGCTTTATCGGCCGACATCGGTGATTATCGACCCGGCGTTGATCCATCTCGACGCCGCAGTCGGCCACGCAATGGATGGGTCGGCAGATGACGGCTGCCAACTCGCGGCCGGAGTCCTGGACGATCTACCGACCGAGCACCGCACCCGGATCGTGATTACGCGCGCATCCGACGTTCTCGACGCCCTCCCCGCTGGCTGTCGCCAGCTGCCGTCGGCTGGCACTTTGCGCGAGCTCGTATGCGCTGAGACGGCGACCTGATGACGCGCCATACGGAACCCGCCGGCCTCGCCGAATCAACCTTCAGTCCCGAACGAACACGAGCTGTGCTTGAAGCCGCCTGCCGTATCGCGGGTATCGACGCTAGCAACGCGAACTTGCTGCGTCATCACACCAACGCCGTCTATGCACTCACGCGCGAGCCGATTGTGGTGAAAATTGGCCGGCCAGACCGTAATGGCCACATCGACGTCGTCGGACTCGTGCAGTGGCTCGAGCTGGAGTCGGTGCCGACTGTCCCTCTCGTCGAAGTCGACCAGCCACTCCAGATCGCGGGATGCCCTGTGACTTTCTGGCGGTATATGGACCAGCAGAACGGTGTGGTCAGCGCAGTCGAGCTCGCCGACCCCCTCGCGTCGCTGCATTCGCGATCGACCGCACCGCCGATCCCTCTTCCGGATCAGCAAATTCGCAACACAATCACTGCGATCGCCGACGCCATCGATACCAGCGTGATCCTGTCCCCCGGGGATCGAACTCTGCTGCATGCTCGACGAAAAGACCTCGCGCAGCAGGCAACCGAGGTTCGGTACGGGCTGCAACGAGGTTTGATCCACGGCGATGCGCACCACCGAAACGCACTGTGGGACCGGCACAACGGGCGCGCGGTCCTGTGTGATTGGGAGAACGCGGCGATCGGCCCGCCCGAGTGGGACCTTGTCACCCTCGAGGTCCACTGCCGACGCTTCGGCCACCCGGCCGAAGAATACGACCAGTTTTGCCGCGCATACGGGCTCGATATCCGAGATTGGACCGGCTATCTGTGGCTGCGGAACCTGCGGGAACTGCGCATGATCACCACCAATGCCCGTAAATCTGCGCCGGAGTCGGACGCCGCCGTCGAGGTCCTGCGACGGATTGAGGCGCTATACGCCGATGCGCCGATCACCTGGAACATCCTGTAGCGCTCTCGAGCGGTAGGCTCGGCCAGATGCATGTCGTCGTCATCGGTTCGGGGATCTCGGGTCTCTCGACAGCGGCCGAGCTGCTCCGCGCCGAGCACGAGGTCACCGTCGTGAGCGCGGAACCGATCAGCGCCACGACGTCGTTTCTTGCTGCGGCCGTATGGTTTCCGACTGCGGCGAGTCCGGCCGATCGTGTCGGGGCGTGGAGCATGCAGACATTCGCTCATCTGGAAGCCCGCGCCGCCGCCGGTACGCCCGGGGTACGCATGTGCGAATCGCTGGCACTGTATCGGAGCGAACCCCCGACGCCCATCTGGTCGGGCACCGTGCGCGCCTTCCGCGCCGCCGACAACGACGAGCTCCCGCCCGGCTATGGGTTCGGGTTCGGATTCGCCGTTCCGCTCGTCGAGATGCCCGTGTTTCTGCCGCATCTTCACGACGAGGTCGGCGCGGCAGGGGCGCGGTGGATCCGGCGCTTGGTGCGCCGACTCGATGATGTCACCGACCTGGCACCCGACGTCGTGATCAACTGTGCCGGATTGCGTGCAGGAGAACTGGTCGACGATCCGACCATCTATCCGATTCGCGGGCAAATCGTTCGCGTGACCAACCCCGGGCTGACCGTATCGGTCCGCGACGAAGCGCATCCACTCGGTCGTGCGTACGTCCACCCGCGCGAAAACGACTGCATCCTCGGCGGCTCCCTCGATGCGGACGAGTGGGACCTGACTCCGAATCCCGCACTGACACAGTCGATCCTGGACAGGTGCCGCGATCTCGCCCCGCAACTGGCCGACAGTCGGGTGATCGAAACGCTTGTCGGCTTGCGGCCGGGCCGCGACGAGGTTCGACTCGAGCTGGACCGCTCTACCCCAACACCCGTGATCCACAATTACGGTCACGGCGGATCCGGCATCACCATCGGTTACGGCTGCGCACGCGAGGTCGCGGCGATCGTCGACGGCCTCTGACCACACATCCTCGGCGAGGAATACCGTGGGCACCCACGGCGACCCCACCCGGCCACGAGCGCCATCGAGAACCGCACCTCGTCGTACGGCTGTCCGATCGTCTGGCAGTATCCTAGGACGCGACCGAGCACGTGCCGCCCCGTCGCCCCTCAGCTGTCGAAGGCGTCGAGTATCTCTTCGGCGGCCAGCGCTGCGGTAAGAGTGCCGTCGCGGACCTGTTTCTCCACTTGGGCCCGAATGGCTTTCACGTTCGGGTTGGCCGCGAGGCGGCGCGACAACTGGTCATGAACCATGGTCCAGGTCCAGTCGATCTGCTGGCGGCGGCGCTTCTCGTCGAATTCCCCCGCGTCGGTGAGAACTCGGCGGTGTTCGAGGACAGCGTCCCAGAACTTGTCCAGGCCATGGCCTTCCAGACCGCTCATAGTGAGAACCGGTGGGCGCCACAGCGCGTCGTGCGGGTGGATGAGGCGCAGCGCGCCCACCAGTTCGCGGGCGGCGGCCTTGGCTTCGAGTTCGTGTTTGCCGTCGGCTTTGTTCACGGCGACCAGGTCAGCGAGTTCGAGGACACCTTTCTTGATGCCCTGCAACTGATCTCCGGTCCTGGCCAGGGTCAGGAAGCAGAAGACGTCGACCATATTGGCGACCGTCACCTCGGACTGGCCGACGCCAACGGTCTCGACCAGGA includes these proteins:
- the meaB gene encoding methylmalonyl Co-A mutase-associated GTPase MeaB, whose translation is MSRRVIDVDALAEAVRNNERAAVARAITLVESTRADHRALAQQLLLRLTPEAGSENVAVSNRVGITGVPGVGKSTFIDALGMDLIGRGHRVAVLAVDPSSTRTGGSILGDKTRMARLSLERNAYIRPSPTAGTLGGVAKATRETIVLLEAAGYDVILVETVGVGQSEVTVANMVDVFCFLTLARTGDQLQGIKKGVLELADLVAVNKADGKHELEAKAAARELVGALRLIHPHDALWRPPVLTMSGLEGHGLDKFWDAVLEHRRVLTDAGEFDEKRRRQQIDWTWTMVHDQLSRRLAANPNVKAIRAQVEKQVRDGTLTAALAAEEILDAFDS
- a CDS encoding FAD-dependent oxidoreductase, which gives rise to MHVVVIGSGISGLSTAAELLRAEHEVTVVSAEPISATTSFLAAAVWFPTAASPADRVGAWSMQTFAHLEARAAAGTPGVRMCESLALYRSEPPTPIWSGTVRAFRAADNDELPPGYGFGFGFAVPLVEMPVFLPHLHDEVGAAGARWIRRLVRRLDDVTDLAPDVVINCAGLRAGELVDDPTIYPIRGQIVRVTNPGLTVSVRDEAHPLGRAYVHPRENDCILGGSLDADEWDLTPNPALTQSILDRCRDLAPQLADSRVIETLVGLRPGRDEVRLELDRSTPTPVIHNYGHGGSGITIGYGCAREVAAIVDGL
- a CDS encoding aminoglycoside phosphotransferase family protein — its product is MTRHTEPAGLAESTFSPERTRAVLEAACRIAGIDASNANLLRHHTNAVYALTREPIVVKIGRPDRNGHIDVVGLVQWLELESVPTVPLVEVDQPLQIAGCPVTFWRYMDQQNGVVSAVELADPLASLHSRSTAPPIPLPDQQIRNTITAIADAIDTSVILSPGDRTLLHARRKDLAQQATEVRYGLQRGLIHGDAHHRNALWDRHNGRAVLCDWENAAIGPPEWDLVTLEVHCRRFGHPAEEYDQFCRAYGLDIRDWTGYLWLRNLRELRMITTNARKSAPESDAAVEVLRRIEALYADAPITWNIL